The Metabacillus litoralis genome contains a region encoding:
- a CDS encoding DinB family protein, whose product MEKIEYEWVKQTRQILLDQCRELNKEDMTKEFDFGFKSIRDSLVHVAGCYHAWLGSFVLSETSSPLLAKETIYKMKIDDIQRYFQQADDYVEKVFEQFKNKLDEFIEKEPAWKAGSGAISKTPHQLLFHSITHESHHKGQIVAMLRQLGRVPENTDILGLPEKEFSI is encoded by the coding sequence ATGGAGAAGATAGAATATGAATGGGTCAAACAAACACGTCAGATTTTGTTAGATCAGTGTAGAGAACTGAATAAAGAGGATATGACGAAAGAGTTTGATTTTGGTTTTAAGAGTATTAGAGATTCTCTTGTTCATGTGGCGGGCTGCTATCATGCTTGGTTAGGCTCTTTTGTCCTTTCAGAAACATCATCTCCTTTACTTGCAAAGGAAACTATTTATAAAATGAAAATAGATGATATTCAACGCTATTTTCAACAAGCTGATGACTATGTAGAGAAAGTTTTCGAACAATTCAAAAACAAACTTGATGAGTTTATTGAAAAAGAGCCTGCCTGGAAAGCTGGCAGTGGGGCTATAAGCAAAACTCCCCATCAATTACTTTTCCATTCAATTACACACGAATCGCATCATAAGGGACAAATAGTTGCAATGTTACGTCAGCTTGGTCGTGTTCCAGAAAATACAGACATATTAGGATTGCCTGAAAAAGAATTCTCTATATAA
- a CDS encoding VOC family protein, which produces MPRVIGFELNSQEPEKAADFYSNVFGWEVADPQWDYWSMTTGNNDVPGINGGIARGPNDFPHGTRIQIEVDSIDDAIMKAKNNGAVIVRDKMEFDHFYLAYLIDPVGLGFGLIQQKSV; this is translated from the coding sequence ATGCCTAGAGTAATTGGATTTGAATTAAATAGTCAAGAACCTGAAAAAGCAGCTGACTTTTATTCTAACGTTTTTGGCTGGGAAGTTGCAGACCCTCAATGGGATTATTGGAGTATGACAACAGGAAATAATGATGTACCTGGAATTAATGGCGGAATAGCGAGGGGACCCAATGATTTTCCTCATGGAACTCGAATACAAATTGAAGTAGATTCAATAGACGATGCAATAATGAAAGCTAAAAACAATGGCGCTGTCATTGTAAGGGATAAAATGGAATTTGATCACTTTTATCTAGCCTACTTGATAGACCCTGTTGGACTGGGTTTTGGTCTAATACAGCAAAAAAGTGTATAA
- a CDS encoding S8 family peptidase, producing MKIRGLVVTAVIVLLIIGTITLSNTRKDHNQSSNNLTSNPTIEQSNYKHLNTNTENQINKIDSITLNETLEQELNNHPAILTINHSPRLRSHFYHDEVTVKFKASLSAQELAKISRDINGKLQSSHHTSYIFKSDLKSPFDLVSYFSKRDDVIYAEPNFLYMQNQQPNDLLYRDYQYNLPMIQTEAGWNISTGSDENIIAVIDSGVDLNHPDLRHRLVDGYNVLDENSPPNDDNGHGTHVAGIIASETNNGLGVAGITWFNKIMPIKAMNAEGYGCSFNIAKGIVWAVDHGANVINMSLGNYQYSDIMRDAVAYAFEKDVMIVAATGNDHTDQTAFPAAYPEVFSVSAVNNIGNFAEFSNFGTYVDVVAPGVNIPSTYIGHQYAALSGTSMAAPHVSALAGLIRSTNPALTNDEVMAIIRNTTTDLGQPGKDVLYGDGLINVEAALKQAKE from the coding sequence ATGAAAATAAGAGGTTTAGTTGTAACGGCAGTTATTGTATTGCTGATCATTGGTACAATCACCCTTAGTAATACAAGAAAGGATCACAATCAATCAAGCAATAATCTTACCTCAAATCCTACTATTGAACAATCAAATTACAAGCATCTTAATACAAACACGGAGAATCAGATAAATAAAATTGATTCAATTACATTGAATGAGACCCTTGAACAGGAACTGAATAATCATCCCGCTATTTTAACCATTAATCACAGTCCACGGTTACGCAGTCATTTTTATCATGATGAAGTTACGGTTAAATTTAAAGCTTCCCTTTCTGCACAAGAGCTGGCGAAAATTAGCCGAGATATTAACGGAAAGCTTCAAAGTAGTCATCATACCTCTTATATTTTTAAATCTGATCTTAAAAGTCCGTTTGATTTAGTTTCTTATTTTTCTAAAAGAGACGATGTTATTTATGCTGAACCAAATTTTTTATACATGCAGAATCAGCAGCCAAATGATTTGCTTTACCGAGATTATCAATATAATTTACCGATGATTCAAACTGAAGCAGGCTGGAACATCTCCACAGGAAGTGACGAAAATATAATTGCTGTTATAGATAGTGGCGTGGATTTGAACCATCCTGACCTAAGACATAGACTAGTGGATGGCTATAACGTGTTGGATGAAAATAGTCCTCCAAATGATGATAACGGCCATGGAACACATGTTGCAGGAATTATCGCATCAGAGACAAACAATGGATTAGGTGTGGCAGGAATCACTTGGTTTAATAAAATTATGCCAATTAAAGCTATGAATGCAGAGGGATATGGATGTTCCTTTAATATTGCAAAAGGAATTGTTTGGGCGGTTGACCATGGGGCAAATGTTATAAACATGAGCTTAGGAAATTATCAGTACTCAGATATTATGAGAGATGCAGTAGCCTATGCGTTCGAAAAAGATGTGATGATTGTAGCTGCAACAGGAAATGACCATACAGATCAAACGGCCTTTCCAGCTGCTTACCCTGAAGTTTTTAGTGTATCAGCAGTGAACAACATCGGGAATTTTGCCGAGTTTTCAAACTTTGGAACGTATGTTGATGTCGTCGCACCTGGCGTTAATATTCCTAGCACGTATATTGGTCATCAATATGCCGCTCTTTCTGGAACATCAATGGCTGCTCCCCATGTAAGTGCACTAGCAGGCTTAATTCGATCCACAAATCCTGCCCTTACTAATGATGAAGTTATGGCCATTATAAGAAATACAACAACTGACCTTGGACAACCTGGTAAGGATGTTCTTTATGGTGATGGTTTAATTAATGTAGAAGCTGCGCTTAAGCAAGCAAAAGAGTAA
- a CDS encoding FtsW/RodA/SpoVE family cell cycle protein: protein MKNKKHIFLSEVTTHIKSKEAREYVTKELDFHLTQGKKGWMEKGIDESEAEEMAIEQMGSPIELGRQFNKIHRPRVDWLSIILLVTTLCLGFLPLFPLGYMDEGHFITYKIVFTFLGSLIAIGLMLFDYKKLIKLGWFFYTLGILMLFSMLTFTNTTIGGLPVLRIGPITLESLMAVQFFFFAWASFFHNRKLKVWHFSLLFFVSTYLFLIANSIATTFIYIVMVISMLGWSKFNRKTIYIIWGGMISFLFIIAGLSWRYMPLYLKDRILGFLTPEKYATGAGYPYLYAKEFIYNAGWFGNSTGSEFIPQAHTDFVFVTFTYYYGWMFAMILVIILSLFVARIVVVFHQINDSYGKLLLVGAVTLYAVQLFSNIGMVFGIFPMTSMSLPFISYGFMPTLFNAVLIGIVLSVYRRKSIIISS, encoded by the coding sequence ATGAAAAATAAAAAACATATCTTCTTAAGTGAAGTCACCACTCATATTAAATCAAAGGAAGCAAGAGAATATGTTACCAAAGAGCTAGATTTTCATTTAACACAAGGGAAGAAAGGATGGATGGAAAAGGGAATAGATGAATCAGAAGCTGAAGAAATGGCCATTGAACAGATGGGAAGTCCGATTGAACTTGGTAGACAATTTAATAAAATTCATCGACCGAGAGTAGATTGGTTGAGTATTATTTTGTTAGTAACAACTTTATGTTTAGGTTTTTTACCATTATTTCCACTAGGTTATATGGACGAAGGACATTTTATTACATATAAGATCGTCTTTACTTTTCTTGGAAGTTTAATAGCTATAGGTCTAATGCTATTTGATTATAAAAAGTTAATCAAGCTAGGATGGTTCTTCTATACACTAGGTATTTTGATGCTTTTCTCAATGTTGACCTTCACAAACACCACTATTGGTGGGCTTCCTGTTTTAAGAATTGGACCTATTACACTAGAAAGCTTGATGGCAGTACAATTTTTTTTCTTTGCATGGGCTTCATTTTTTCATAATAGAAAGTTAAAGGTGTGGCATTTTTCCTTATTATTTTTTGTTTCTACCTATTTGTTTCTTATTGCAAATAGTATAGCTACAACCTTCATATACATTGTCATGGTCATCTCTATGCTAGGATGGAGTAAATTTAATCGAAAAACAATCTACATTATTTGGGGAGGTATGATTAGTTTTTTATTTATAATAGCAGGATTATCCTGGAGATATATGCCTTTATATCTAAAAGATCGGATACTGGGATTTTTAACCCCTGAAAAATATGCAACAGGTGCTGGTTATCCTTATTTATATGCAAAAGAGTTCATTTATAATGCAGGCTGGTTTGGAAACTCAACAGGAAGTGAGTTTATTCCTCAGGCCCATACAGATTTTGTTTTTGTTACCTTTACTTATTATTACGGCTGGATGTTTGCCATGATCCTTGTCATTATTCTCTCACTATTCGTAGCAAGAATTGTCGTTGTTTTTCATCAAATAAATGATTCATATGGCAAACTTCTTCTTGTAGGGGCGGTAACACTTTATGCAGTCCAGTTGTTTAGTAATATCGGAATGGTATTTGGGATATTCCCTATGACTTCAATGTCCCTGCCGTTTATTAGCTACGGATTCATGCCAACTCTGTTTAATGCTGTTTTAATAGGAATCGTATTAAGCGTATATCGTCGTAAAAGCATAATTATAAGTAGCTAG
- a CDS encoding VOC family protein, which translates to MTEQVTGKFVERIDAVFLPVRNLEESLLWYQEIFSFDLRWKNDRMCGLSIAPNCGFHLVQIPDFQPITTYTPFNYVVKDVEEVRNMLIEKKVVVSDLRTGEPKRFDLTDINGNMISVIE; encoded by the coding sequence ATGACGGAACAAGTAACTGGAAAATTTGTTGAGCGTATTGATGCTGTATTTCTTCCTGTCAGGAATCTTGAAGAATCATTATTATGGTATCAAGAAATATTTTCTTTTGATTTACGTTGGAAAAACGATAGAATGTGCGGGCTTTCAATTGCGCCGAATTGTGGTTTTCATCTTGTCCAAATTCCTGACTTTCAACCTATTACGACATACACCCCATTTAATTATGTTGTAAAAGATGTGGAAGAAGTTAGAAATATGCTTATTGAAAAGAAGGTCGTTGTATCTGACTTAAGAACAGGTGAGCCTAAGCGTTTTGATTTAACCGACATAAATGGAAACATGATCAGCGTTATCGAATGA
- a CDS encoding MOSC domain-containing protein codes for MLIGYIKEIIRHPVKSFYGENVQETQVMEYGLYGDRSHAFLDKTRQGKFLTITQFPEMARYKARFVGEESQEDYPNVEVITPQGKVFSWGNEELTKEIEEKSKCKISPITFTPSHVPLGAIEEEHIQLVTDASLNRLKEMWGKTNVEHRRFRPNLLIDLNEKIPFIEEEWFNRQIKIGNEVEIKLKRHCERCMIITVNPENAEKDATLLKTVAKERNNHFGVYASVTKTGRIQVGDEVLLLD; via the coding sequence ATGTTAATAGGTTATATTAAAGAAATTATTCGCCATCCTGTAAAATCCTTTTATGGAGAGAATGTACAAGAAACACAAGTTATGGAATATGGTTTATACGGAGACCGTAGTCATGCCTTTTTAGATAAAACGAGACAAGGGAAGTTTTTAACGATCACGCAGTTTCCTGAAATGGCTAGATATAAAGCAAGATTTGTTGGAGAGGAATCGCAAGAAGATTATCCAAATGTTGAAGTAATTACTCCGCAAGGCAAGGTGTTTAGCTGGGGAAATGAAGAACTCACGAAAGAAATAGAAGAAAAATCTAAGTGTAAAATTTCACCGATTACGTTTACCCCGTCACACGTACCATTAGGAGCAATCGAAGAAGAACATATTCAGCTGGTAACGGATGCCTCCCTAAATAGATTAAAGGAAATGTGGGGAAAAACAAATGTGGAACACAGACGTTTCCGACCGAATTTACTAATAGACTTGAATGAAAAAATTCCGTTTATTGAAGAGGAATGGTTTAACAGACAGATAAAAATTGGAAATGAAGTTGAAATAAAATTAAAAAGGCATTGCGAGAGATGTATGATTATTACAGTTAATCCTGAAAATGCTGAAAAGGATGCCACATTACTTAAAACGGTTGCAAAAGAAAGAAATAATCATTTTGGGGTTTATGCTTCTGTTACAAAAACAGGACGAATTCAAGTAGGTGATGAAGTCTTACTTTTAGATTAG
- a CDS encoding PadR family transcriptional regulator, whose amino-acid sequence MEDRLKGLRKSMEKTAFKQLEFTEKHQHNVRNKMKKLNSSDDEVFLAVMQLLVHEKTGYDLLKHIRGRGILKFEDNEGFIYTLLHRLEHNNCLITRWDDSEGKHYQLNNKGKKLLQKAEKNSVKKIVVLRELLEG is encoded by the coding sequence ATGGAAGATCGTTTAAAAGGGCTTCGAAAGTCAATGGAGAAAACGGCGTTTAAACAGTTGGAATTTACAGAAAAACATCAACATAATGTTCGAAATAAAATGAAGAAACTAAATAGTAGTGATGATGAAGTGTTCTTAGCTGTTATGCAGCTTCTTGTTCATGAAAAAACGGGATATGATCTATTAAAGCACATACGAGGACGAGGTATCCTTAAATTTGAGGACAATGAAGGATTTATTTATACTCTGCTGCATCGTTTAGAACATAATAATTGTTTAATAACTAGATGGGATGACTCAGAAGGAAAACATTATCAACTGAATAATAAGGGTAAAAAACTGTTACAAAAGGCTGAAAAAAACAGCGTAAAAAAAATTGTTGTGTTAAGAGAATTATTAGAGGGGTGA
- a CDS encoding helix-hairpin-helix domain-containing protein, whose amino-acid sequence MGVSIKLLLSDEEKSQLRRVKVRVNELYTFDTEQIAQMLNISNTRAKALKGLAEFQTVPSIGYKLAEKLVYKLNIFSLTEIKDKNPAALFDELEQKLTVWTDSCVEDQIRCVVHYANNPKCHKQWFDFTEERKAYREKVGFPENRPKNAWYT is encoded by the coding sequence ATGGGAGTATCTATTAAATTGCTTCTATCTGACGAGGAAAAATCCCAGCTTAGAAGAGTAAAAGTTCGTGTAAATGAGTTATATACTTTTGATACAGAACAAATTGCACAAATGTTGAATATATCGAACACAAGAGCTAAAGCTTTAAAAGGTTTAGCAGAATTTCAAACTGTACCCTCTATTGGTTACAAATTAGCTGAAAAATTGGTTTATAAATTAAATATTTTTTCATTAACAGAAATCAAAGATAAAAATCCTGCTGCTCTTTTTGATGAACTAGAACAAAAGTTAACTGTATGGACTGACAGCTGTGTTGAAGATCAAATTCGCTGTGTTGTTCACTATGCTAATAACCCGAAATGCCATAAGCAATGGTTTGATTTCACTGAAGAGAGAAAAGCATATCGAGAAAAAGTGGGTTTCCCTGAAAACAGACCTAAAAATGCTTGGTATACGTAA
- a CDS encoding GNAT family N-acetyltransferase, producing the protein MEKVSFEDIYTLGKIVAENDLYRHFHYPEMLVRYDSNFIEFKKLPTLPEFKPVEKYLREYHQKNGQKHVKFYFPANQKPTTELNAYLTDEGYEIGFIELFAILPKDFPALTNNPDIQIQAVTEKNVELYLALQYKHDLEYGSEFAKQKKDLIKRQFKEPYILQVLAYYKGNPAGYVDIIISSETAEIDNLAVEEEFRNKGIASRLQKFVMETFPEKTVILIADGEDTPREMYKKQNYQYCGFKYEAQKVYQD; encoded by the coding sequence ATGGAAAAAGTATCATTTGAAGATATTTATACGCTTGGAAAAATAGTGGCTGAAAATGATTTATATAGACACTTTCATTATCCTGAGATGTTAGTTAGATATGATAGTAATTTTATAGAGTTTAAGAAATTACCAACATTACCTGAATTTAAACCAGTTGAAAAGTACTTAAGGGAATATCATCAGAAAAACGGTCAAAAGCATGTTAAGTTTTATTTTCCTGCTAATCAAAAACCAACAACAGAACTTAATGCTTACCTGACGGATGAAGGCTATGAGATTGGGTTTATAGAATTATTTGCTATTCTACCAAAAGACTTCCCAGCATTAACGAATAATCCTGATATACAAATTCAAGCAGTGACAGAAAAAAACGTAGAATTATATCTTGCTCTCCAGTATAAGCATGATTTAGAGTATGGAAGTGAGTTTGCAAAACAAAAAAAAGACCTTATAAAACGTCAATTTAAAGAACCCTATATTCTGCAGGTCTTGGCGTATTATAAAGGAAATCCAGCAGGCTATGTTGATATCATTATCTCAAGTGAAACGGCAGAAATAGATAACCTAGCTGTTGAAGAAGAATTCCGAAACAAAGGAATAGCAAGTAGACTACAAAAATTTGTAATGGAAACATTTCCCGAAAAGACGGTAATTTTAATAGCAGATGGAGAAGACACTCCGAGAGAAATGTACAAAAAACAAAATTATCAGTATTGTGGATTTAAATATGAAGCTCAAAAAGTATACCAAGATTAG
- a CDS encoding sigma-70 family RNA polymerase sigma factor has product MQEITVESTQNENVDEVIDEMMKRYGQEILQLVYSYVNNKAVAEDLTQEIFIKCYKAYPTFNKKSKLRTWIWRIAINHCKDYLKSWYNKNVIVAEEKSIETSSNRETIEQTLIQKDEDHRLVSAVMNLPIKYREVIYLYYYEELLIKEIALLIEIKESTVKTRLKRAKELLKDSLEE; this is encoded by the coding sequence GTGCAGGAAATAACAGTAGAAAGTACTCAAAATGAGAATGTAGACGAAGTGATTGATGAGATGATGAAAAGGTACGGCCAGGAAATATTACAACTCGTCTATTCCTATGTAAATAATAAAGCAGTAGCTGAGGACCTAACACAGGAGATCTTTATTAAATGTTATAAGGCTTATCCAACATTTAATAAAAAATCAAAGTTAAGAACTTGGATATGGAGAATTGCCATTAATCATTGTAAAGATTACCTGAAAAGTTGGTACAACAAAAACGTAATTGTTGCAGAAGAGAAATCAATAGAAACGTCGAGCAATAGAGAAACAATTGAGCAAACACTGATACAAAAAGACGAAGATCATAGACTCGTATCTGCAGTGATGAACCTGCCAATTAAATATCGAGAAGTGATTTATCTCTATTATTACGAAGAGTTATTGATTAAAGAAATTGCCTTATTAATAGAAATAAAGGAAAGCACTGTAAAAACACGTCTCAAAAGAGCCAAGGAACTATTAAAAGACAGTTTGGAGGAATAA
- a CDS encoding nucleotidyltransferase family protein — translation MNEKEIISIVQQDKWMMEILRSVKMLGLPDWWICAGFIRSKIWDTLHHFNERTRLPDVDVIYFDSTNINEVEEKMLEEKLKTIMPDVPWSVKNEARMHLKSNLPPYLSSVDAISKFPETATSLGLKLDEKGHIKLIAPHGINDVVNLEVKPTPFFLESKERVEVYEDRIAKKNWRSIWFNLKIHHIRND, via the coding sequence ATGAATGAGAAAGAAATTATTTCAATTGTACAACAGGATAAATGGATGATGGAGATTTTAAGATCTGTAAAAATGTTAGGCTTACCGGATTGGTGGATATGTGCTGGATTTATTCGCTCAAAAATATGGGACACGCTTCATCATTTTAATGAAAGGACGAGACTTCCAGATGTTGATGTGATCTACTTTGATTCTACTAATATAAATGAAGTAGAGGAAAAGATGCTTGAGGAAAAACTAAAAACCATAATGCCAGATGTACCTTGGTCGGTAAAGAACGAAGCAAGAATGCATTTAAAAAGTAATTTACCTCCATATTTATCTTCTGTAGATGCGATATCAAAATTTCCAGAAACAGCTACATCTCTTGGCTTAAAGTTAGATGAAAAAGGCCATATAAAATTAATAGCTCCACACGGAATTAATGATGTTGTAAATTTAGAAGTCAAGCCAACACCTTTCTTTCTAGAATCAAAAGAACGTGTAGAGGTTTATGAAGATCGAATAGCGAAGAAGAATTGGCGATCTATTTGGTTTAACTTAAAGATACACCATATTAGGAACGATTAA
- a CDS encoding NAD(P)-dependent oxidoreductase codes for MDKSYKIAIIGGTGKVGRYLASRALENGYQVRMLVRNPAKLSFRDERIEIVEGNVQKLEDIQKLLIDCQVVINSFGQPIREKPIYSNVTEMILEVMAELQIDRYIGVTGGSLTINGDKKSFMNRVGAKMFECIYSNMMTDKKKEWQILSRNTLIKWTLIRLPFIVDGMEKGFIKENLLDMPGTTITNQDIATFIINQVKSLEYIQKSPFISN; via the coding sequence ATGGATAAGTCTTATAAGATAGCTATAATTGGTGGGACGGGGAAGGTAGGACGTTATCTTGCTTCTAGAGCGTTAGAAAACGGTTATCAAGTCCGTATGCTTGTTAGAAATCCAGCAAAGTTAAGCTTCAGAGACGAAAGGATTGAGATAGTAGAAGGAAATGTGCAAAAATTGGAGGATATTCAAAAACTACTAATAGATTGTCAAGTAGTTATTAATTCTTTTGGCCAGCCAATCAGAGAGAAACCGATTTATAGTAATGTAACGGAAATGATACTTGAGGTAATGGCTGAATTACAAATTGATCGTTATATTGGGGTTACAGGTGGCTCTTTAACTATTAATGGAGATAAAAAGAGCTTTATGAATAGAGTGGGAGCAAAGATGTTTGAATGTATCTATTCTAATATGATGACCGATAAGAAAAAGGAATGGCAAATTCTTAGCCGTAACACGTTAATTAAGTGGACACTAATTAGGCTTCCATTTATAGTTGATGGCATGGAAAAGGGATTTATAAAAGAAAATCTATTAGATATGCCGGGTACTACAATAACAAATCAAGATATAGCGACTTTTATCATTAACCAAGTTAAAAGTCTAGAGTACATACAAAAATCACCCTTTATCTCAAATTAA